attttttttaaatttaaaaGGAAATCACGCAACCTGATCTTgacatgtgacgtcagcgcccttctcaatcaatagatcaataatgaACTTGTCCATGGCAGAGTTCTTCGCAGCCAGATGCAAGGCAGTTAGTTTCttctaaataaaaagataTAAATAGAGGACGAGTAAGGAATGAGTATTCTGACTCACCTTATTTCTGGCAGAAACatcagctcctaattcaattagttgctgaaCGACAAAAGAAGGATGACGATCACACGCGTGCAATAAGGGTGTCATTCCGTGCTAAAAATAGATTAAATGTCAAACGAATATGCGAAAAAATCGCAAGAATGCGACCATATCtgcagaattgatatcaatgcctATCTCACTGACAATATATTGAAGAACATCTTTtacttcgtcatcttcacactTTGAGGGATCGGTGgcataaaacaaagccgtctgcCCTTCCTGAATaagaaagacggcgatttgttgaTTGACTTTGCAGCGATAAAAAaatctcacgtgatcttttgcACGACACTtagctcctttttcatccaagAAGCGAACTTTCAATGAACGGTCAGCGAAACTTTGACACGCCCACATAAAAGGCGTTACGTCCGACTGAAGATGAAGTAAGAATGAACGTATCGCGAGTGAAATCTTCGAACCTCGTCGGTGCCATTAATTACAGCACTGTGTTCCACGAGCCATTTCACGGCAAGAATGCTTCCATCCGAGCAGGCATGACGCAGGGAAGTGAAGCCCTATTACAAATATCGCACATGTACCACAAAAAAACACATCACATATTACCACTTCATCAATAGCATTGACGCTCAATCCCTTTTCATTCACAAGATAatgaaaaatctcgtcgGCTTTTTCAGATGACGGAAATTTATTGGAAGCTGCATGATACTAACAATAAAAAGGTATTGTTATCAGAGTGCtcatatcaattctgttacaATATCATTTGGTGACAAAATATAGCCATGTTCTTCCAGAtagaccattttcttcattgtgtcaacggaacttgCAGAGGCATGAGAAAATGGCGTACGTCCATCCTAAATAAGAGTGATGAGTGACGCCATCTGAAGTCAATTCCAAGCCATACGCCGTCTTTTGCTTCGACATTTGCTCCGTTACTGACAAGCaattcaacgccaaaaatatttccccaccgacacgcacagtgaagtgggcggagttGCAACTGCATCcacgcatcaattaatttaccaatccaaaacgtaTTGATACCTTTCTTGATGGCTGTTCAATATGTTGATTTGATTGCTCAAGCACATAGCTGAGCCACTCATCCGCCTCGTCAGCCGTCTCAAACTCTTTTCCTGCCACATAGTGAAGCAATGACCAGTCGTCAGGGTGGTACTAACGAAAACAGTGGTGTGAAGGGATGAAAACCCGACTTCTTCCTACCTGTTCAGATCGAAATCCCTTCATCGCAGAAAGAAAACCATCCTCCTTTGTCGCCTCAAGTATCGTTCTCAATTGTTCGATCGCAGAACGAGAGAGTTCCATCTGTATGTCGCTGCCAAAAACAGTTTTAGAGTACCCGTATGTCTTTCCAACAGCGAATGTGCGACTTAGCTGGAACTATAGACAGTATTTTATTACCTCCTGTTTGCTCTATCTCAGAACTGTTCTTAGTGTTATCTTTTCTGGCTGCAATCGAGAGCGGGAACATGAGAAAAGTTCGTAACTTTGTATCGAATGAGCCGATTACGTGGAAAACGGTGGTAAGCGAGGTACGTACACCTTTAGAAAAACAGCGGCGGCCGATAGAGTGTGCGGCCGGAGGCGATCGAGTCCGGCCAGCACTAATTAACCCTCTCTTGACTATGATTCTCTTTGTTCTAGGATGGTCTCTTTGCAATTGCTCTCGCCATTTGGTGCAAGCATTGCGAGATGGTAAAGTACTTTCTTTCAGCGGGATGGGGCATCGAAAAACCAGTTGACACTAAGGTATATATGCCACGTAGTCTACATGCACTCTTTTATAAATGATAATGCTTTGGTGATAGTACGGAGGAACGGCTTTTCTTTATGCTGCTCTCGTCGGGCCAGTCCATGCATTAAATTTGCTTATTGGGAAAGGTTGCAACGTTCAAGCAACCGACGACGTTAGTTTTTTTGCATGTTCCCTCCTTTTGCGCTGAGACTCACCTTGCTGCTAATTGTTGGCAGTTTGGAAATGGAGCTCTGGCTTGTGCGTGTTTTGGGGGTAATCTTGCAATCGTTAAAATATTGATTGAAATGGGGTTCTCGGTCAATGAAACTCACGAGGTGGACTATTCGTCTTCGCTAATAACAATGACATAATTTTGTCCAGCAGGATGACTACACGTCTTTGCATTGCGCAGCCGATCGGGGACACGTGAAAATTGCCGCCTATCTAATAGAGAATGGAGCAAATATCGAGGCTGAAACCATAGTGcgtaaaataattaatcgaGTTTCGTGAAACGTCTAATTAAACCATGTGTTAGCATGGATATACACCTTTTCTTGTGGCTTGCCAGTGCCAACGTGTTGACGTGGTTGAGCTACTGTTGTCCAAAGGGTGCAATGTCTATGCAAAGAGGGAAGTAAGTTCTTTTATTTTCGCAATTTTTTCATCTATTTGAACGAGAATTTAGCGAGGAGACGGAGCCTTGGCAATGGCATGTTGGAAAGGAAACGTCAATCTTGCTCTCGATCTTATCCAGGCTGGATTAGACGTCAATGAAGCTGAAGTGGTAGGCGATCTCTACATCTCAGGTTTCAAGTTTTTCATTTATCACTTAGTTTGGCTTCACTTCCTTGCACTGGGCAGCTAAGAACGGGCGTCATTCGCTGGCAGATTTACTCATTATTGTTGGCGCTAATCTTGAAGTCAAAGACAAGGTACTGTATTCTCAGTGATGTAGTTCATcagattatttttttctatatagtATTACTTAGTATACTGTTTTAGTTATTAATAGGTTTTAATAGTTATGCAATGTTTGATGATGTTTGGTACTTCACATTATAGACTGGAAGCACACCGATTTTACTCTCTGCCGCAAGTGGCAATATTGATTTGCTAGATATGTTAGTGCTAAAAGGATGTGACGTTCAAGCAAAAAATAAGGAAAGTATTCTTTTTACCATACGAATTAGGCGTTCTAATCGTAATATTATTTAGTGGGGTTACGGTATCTTAGCTCATGCTATTCTTAACGGACGAGTGAAAATGGCAAAGAAACTTCTCGGGATGGGATTTTCGCTCTCTGAAAGAGACTATGTATGCTCTGCGTGTAAATCTTTTTCCTGCAGAAGATCAATCTGCTATATTAGTTTGGCCGTACGTCACTTCATATTGCAGTGACGTTTGGTAGAAGAAGGGTCGctcaatttttaattgaaagtGGCGCCGATGTTGAGTCTCAGGATAAGGTTTGTTTTACGTCAAAACCCTTAGTGTGTTTTTACGGTCTGTACTTCATAGTGGGGAAGAACGCCCTTTCTTCAAGCTATTTGCAGTGGGCAGAAGGAATTTGctaattttcttcttgcaaACGGCTGCAATCTTCACGCCGTTGATCATGCAAGACAAAGAGACTCTCCTTTATTTATCAATACACTGCACTATTATATATCA
The genomic region above belongs to Oscarella lobularis chromosome 12, ooOscLobu1.1, whole genome shotgun sequence and contains:
- the LOC136194307 gene encoding ankyrin repeat domain-containing protein 29-like, with protein sequence MCDLAGTIDMLSFLAAIESGNMRKVRNFVSNEPITWKTVVSEDGLFAIALAIWCKHCEMVKYFLSAGWGIEKPVDTKYGGTAFLYAALVGPVHALNLLIGKGCNVQATDDFGNGALACACFGGNLAIVKILIEMGFSVNETHEDDYTSLHCAADRGHVKIAAYLIENGANIEAETIHGYTPFLVACQCQRVDVVELLLSKGCNVYAKRERGDGALAMACWKGNVNLALDLIQAGLDVNEAEVFGFTSLHWAAKNGRHSLADLLIIVGANLEVKDKTGSTPILLSAASGNIDLLDMLVLKGCDVQAKNKESILFTIRIRRSNRNII
- the LOC136194308 gene encoding ankyrin repeat-containing protein DDB_G0279043-like; amino-acid sequence: MAKKLLGMGFSLSERDYFGRTSLHIAVTFGRRRVAQFLIESGADVESQDKWGRTPFLQAICSGQKEFANFLLANGCNLHAVDHEGQGALALACIENHCDAAEWLLSEFGDKDLSCFLQLAARIDAHELINVLLSKGADPEAQDEV